From one Peptoniphilaceae bacterium AMB_02 genomic stretch:
- the coaD gene encoding pantetheine-phosphate adenylyltransferase produces the protein MIAIYPGSFDPITYGHLDIITRCSKKFDKVIVAVLNNQNKKVVFSIEDRVAMIKELTSEYPNVQVDNFDGLLIDYAKKKEADVIIRGLRAVSDYEYEMQMSLYNKQLYPEIETMFLVSDTKYSYLSSSIVKEIASYHGDISSFVPPLVEVKINSKYRCE, from the coding sequence ATGATAGCAATATACCCGGGTAGTTTCGACCCAATCACATATGGTCATCTTGATATAATAACCAGATGTTCTAAAAAATTCGATAAAGTAATCGTGGCTGTATTAAACAACCAAAACAAAAAAGTTGTATTTTCTATAGAAGACAGAGTTGCTATGATCAAAGAATTAACATCAGAATATCCAAATGTTCAAGTTGACAATTTCGATGGTCTTTTGATAGACTATGCTAAAAAGAAGGAAGCAGATGTAATTATTAGAGGACTTAGAGCCGTTTCAGATTATGAGTATGAAATGCAGATGTCATTATACAATAAACAGCTTTATCCGGAGATAGAAACTATGTTTTTAGTATCCGATACTAAGTACTCATATTTAAGTTCAAGTATAGTAAAGGAAATAGCTTCCTATCATGGAGATATTTCAAGTTTTGTTCCGCCACTTGTAGAAGTGAAAATAAATTCAAAATATAGATGTGAATAG
- a CDS encoding ATPase, which produces MDIVQLIEEIEDLIEDAGSVPFSKKVMVDADELYDIIHEMRQNLPEEIKQAAWITEERERILSEAQREADVVISEAQKESERIVDEARQKFEGMVNEHEVVIEARNKAQSLQAKAEQAARTMKIQSITYVDDILAQTQERLKGVLNVLEENREELRKN; this is translated from the coding sequence ATGGATATAGTTCAATTAATTGAAGAAATTGAAGATTTAATCGAAGATGCCGGTTCAGTACCATTCTCAAAGAAGGTAATGGTTGATGCAGATGAGTTATATGATATTATTCATGAAATGAGACAGAATTTACCTGAAGAAATCAAACAAGCTGCTTGGATAACTGAAGAGAGAGAAAGAATACTTAGTGAAGCACAAAGAGAGGCAGATGTAGTTATCTCAGAGGCTCAGAAAGAATCTGAAAGAATAGTTGATGAAGCAAGACAAAAATTTGAAGGAATGGTTAATGAGCATGAAGTAGTTATTGAAGCTAGAAACAAAGCTCAATCGCTACAAGCGAAAGCAGAACAAGCTGCCAGAACAATGAAAATTCAAAGTATTACTTATGTAGACGATATCTTAGCACAAACTCAAGAAAGACTAAAAGGCGTTTTAAACGTATTGGAAGAAAACAGAGAAGAGCTTAGAAAGAACTAA
- the recG gene encoding ATP-dependent DNA helicase RecG: MFNNIKGVGPKKATLLNNMGIYNQSELINLFPNDYEDKRNVSILTEDTGDRKALYRLCIKSKTKPIRTAKGTLTSVKAFDESDKCEIIYFNDIYSPRKLELDVYYYFYGKVVRNGNLKTIYNPEVSTEKNFEFGLVPIYPLTKGLFQNELRKFIEQALKITNVREFLSEDLLFLRGLIKLNEAYKMIHSPKNYEDIVNSKKRFVYQELFLLILSLNYIREMNVLSNSAPINTNKEKVIDFIDSLEFTLTLDQKKVVDEILEDMSSSKPMNRLLQGDVGSGKTIVAILAAIYCVNNGYQCAFIAPTEVLANQHYYNYCEKLKTIGIKSSVLTGSISERDKKSLKSMIEDGDIDIVFGTHALIQEDVSFKKLGLVITDEQHRFGVKQRDNLISKGDNPHVLVMSATPIPRTLALTIYGDLDLSTINVLPSGRLPIQTFAVNMSYEKRVFSFIKKEIQSNKQVYIVCPTIDDNELNLKSVYDIRERLIQYGLDEHSEVLHGKLPKQEQQEIVDSFKDKKISILISTTVIEVGIDIPNASTIVIYNAERFGLAQLHQLRGRVGRGRHQSYCILICTSNSKSARERMKVLETSNDGFIIADKDLELRGPGEILGYFQHGSSILNDLDYNFKNILEWANKDAKRLIEKDPTLELEENSEIKNKINDVISKIIRTKSLN, encoded by the coding sequence ATGTTTAATAATATAAAAGGAGTTGGCCCTAAAAAGGCCACTCTTTTAAATAATATGGGAATATATAATCAAAGCGAGTTAATCAATTTATTCCCAAATGACTATGAAGACAAAAGAAACGTCTCAATCCTAACAGAAGACACAGGAGATAGAAAAGCTCTATATAGACTATGTATCAAATCCAAAACAAAGCCAATCAGGACGGCTAAAGGAACGCTAACATCCGTAAAAGCATTTGATGAGTCGGATAAATGTGAAATTATATATTTTAATGATATTTATAGTCCGAGAAAACTGGAACTAGATGTGTATTATTATTTTTATGGCAAGGTAGTTAGAAATGGTAATTTAAAAACCATCTACAATCCTGAAGTATCTACCGAAAAAAATTTCGAGTTTGGACTTGTTCCCATTTATCCCTTGACTAAAGGACTATTTCAAAATGAACTAAGGAAATTCATTGAACAAGCCTTGAAAATAACGAATGTAAGGGAGTTTCTCTCTGAGGATTTGTTATTTTTGAGAGGACTTATAAAACTAAATGAAGCTTATAAAATGATACATAGTCCAAAAAATTACGAGGATATTGTAAATTCGAAGAAAAGGTTTGTTTATCAAGAACTATTCTTATTGATACTGTCTTTGAACTATATTAGAGAAATGAATGTTTTGTCGAATTCAGCTCCTATTAATACGAATAAAGAAAAGGTCATTGATTTTATAGATAGCTTAGAGTTTACTCTAACCTTAGATCAAAAAAAAGTGGTAGATGAGATTTTAGAAGACATGAGTTCGTCCAAACCAATGAACAGACTACTACAAGGTGATGTGGGATCCGGAAAGACGATAGTTGCGATATTAGCAGCTATTTACTGTGTAAATAATGGATATCAATGTGCATTTATTGCTCCTACTGAGGTCTTGGCAAATCAGCATTATTATAATTATTGCGAAAAACTCAAAACTATCGGTATCAAGTCTTCGGTATTAACCGGATCAATATCTGAACGTGACAAGAAGTCACTTAAGAGCATGATTGAGGATGGAGATATAGATATTGTATTTGGCACACATGCACTGATTCAAGAAGATGTAAGTTTTAAAAAGCTGGGCTTGGTAATCACTGATGAACAACATAGATTTGGTGTTAAACAAAGGGATAATCTTATTTCAAAAGGAGATAATCCTCATGTTCTGGTTATGTCAGCTACTCCAATACCAAGGACATTGGCGCTAACAATATACGGGGATTTAGATTTATCCACTATCAATGTACTTCCCAGCGGTAGACTGCCGATACAAACTTTTGCTGTTAATATGTCTTATGAAAAAAGGGTTTTTTCTTTTATAAAAAAAGAGATCCAAAGTAATAAACAAGTATATATTGTCTGTCCGACAATTGATGACAACGAACTAAATTTAAAATCCGTTTACGATATCCGGGAGAGATTAATACAATATGGACTTGATGAACATTCTGAGGTTTTGCATGGGAAATTACCAAAACAAGAGCAGCAAGAGATAGTTGATTCATTCAAAGATAAAAAGATCTCCATACTAATATCTACAACGGTAATTGAAGTAGGAATAGATATTCCAAATGCTTCAACTATAGTGATATATAATGCTGAGAGGTTTGGACTTGCTCAACTGCACCAGTTAAGAGGCAGAGTAGGAAGAGGCAGGCATCAATCGTATTGTATACTGATATGTACTTCCAATTCGAAAAGTGCAAGAGAGAGAATGAAGGTACTTGAAACTAGTAATGATGGATTTATTATAGCTGACAAAGACTTGGAACTGAGAGGTCCGGGAGAAATTTTGGGGTATTTTCAGCATGGCAGTTCAATACTGAATGATCTAGATTATAACTTCAAAAACATCTTGGAATGGGCGAATAAAGATGCTAAACGATTAATTGAAAAAGATCCGACTTTGGAGTTGGAAGAAAATTCAGAGATAAAAAATAAGATAAATGATGTCATAAGCAAGATAATTAGAACAAAATCATTGAATTAG
- the rsmD gene encoding 16S rRNA (guanine(966)-N(2))-methyltransferase RsmD — MRIIAGKKRGRKLISPKDKTARPTENRIKEALFNIISDSIDNAVVLDLFGGSGALGCEALSRGAKKVYFNELRSENYKIIKTNLDNLDFNDSAIVNRGDYRNYLKKLSGKEVFDIVFLDPPYGRGFEFKSLELIREYDILSQNGFIVLETDEHIKELKGYDIIDERRYGNIYLFFLKKEVFDDSNIPG; from the coding sequence ATGCGAATTATTGCCGGTAAAAAAAGGGGACGAAAACTTATTTCCCCAAAAGACAAAACAGCAAGACCAACCGAAAATAGAATTAAGGAAGCACTTTTTAATATCATTTCTGATAGCATAGATAATGCTGTCGTCTTAGATTTATTTGGTGGTAGTGGTGCACTAGGCTGCGAAGCACTTAGCCGTGGAGCAAAAAAAGTCTATTTCAACGAATTAAGGTCTGAAAATTATAAGATTATCAAGACTAATCTTGATAATTTGGATTTTAATGACTCTGCAATAGTCAATAGGGGAGACTATCGTAATTACCTAAAAAAGCTATCAGGCAAAGAAGTGTTCGACATAGTATTTTTAGATCCTCCATATGGAAGAGGATTTGAGTTTAAATCATTGGAGTTAATCCGTGAGTATGATATTTTAAGCCAGAATGGATTTATTGTACTTGAAACAGATGAACATATTAAAGAACTAAAGGGATACGATATTATTGATGAGAGAAGATATGGAAATATTTACCTTTTCTTTCTGAAAAAGGAGGTTTTTGATGATAGCAATATACCCGGGTAG